The following proteins come from a genomic window of Aspergillus luchuensis IFO 4308 DNA, chromosome 3, nearly complete sequence:
- a CDS encoding homeobox domain-containing protein (COG:K;~EggNog:ENOG410PJTV;~InterPro:IPR017970,IPR001356,IPR009057;~PFAM:PF00046;~go_function: GO:0000981 - DNA-binding transcription factor activity, RNA polymerase II-specific [Evidence IEA];~go_function: GO:0003677 - DNA binding [Evidence IEA];~go_process: GO:0006355 - regulation of transcription, DNA-templated [Evidence IEA]) produces the protein MSSTDTPDPSTTSNSSSNPASTMTSSSSTTSSPSPAMSNSTTAASASARRPQRKSTLTQQQKNNKRQRATQDQLVTLELEFNKNPTPTAATRERIAQEINMTERSVQIWFQNRRAKIKMLAKKSIETGEGCDSIPESMRQYLAMQFDPTKPGARDPFGRTGGYGTGGVYPHESAPSGKVVIHHFTCRSLTIGSWRRIGQNAMDLVVFYSPEKACMTYYINNDSAGYKIEYPFAYIKNITLESGDQTPQANGAPPRPGGLVVELNRPPLFYMDSSNSGGFYQCGDFTEDQQASQILVHHLGGHPKVLSVQLAKLVSLESFQNRLAYNNFAMNPPMSPPFIQRPASQPNQFAPAYLNVFPESHAHLNIPAMRGHKRQRSRSVPVAVDFSAMQAPLAHYNMPQTPAQFNHADTGIFAPVPQSTHPLAVNLRIDTSASYGFDPRTHPMSATTTASPSDFASPGLFSTGAGGDSTPVATNMGTPFNLPFVSPAVDSTVASQASYSNVSHADPMIANHSPPLSNISHAPQDMYGLGNEHQPNYTDDGMSMNGIYPKHNMNFAVPASMGLETNTYDLPMQPMSGHTSPGVHGDFQSLSLENVDPNGMAPGS, from the exons ATGTCTTCGACAGACACTCCTGACCCTTCGACTACGTCGAACTCTTCCTCCAACCCCGCTTCTACCATgacttcgtcttcgtcgactACTTCGAGCCCGTCCCCGGCCATGTCCAACTCCACCACGGCCGCCTCCGCTTCGGCACGTCGACCTCAGCGGAAGAGCACGCTgacccagcagcagaagaacaacaagcgCCAACGGGCGACTCAGGATCAATTGGTCACCCTCGAATTGGAATTCAACAAGAACCCGACTCCCACGGCAGCCACGCGCGAAAGAATCGCCCAAGAAATCAACATGACTGAGCGGTCCGTCCAGATCTGGTTCCAAAACAG ACGCGCAAAAATAAAGATGCTTGCTAAGAAGAGCATCGAAACGGGTGAAGGCTGTGATTCTATTCCCGAGTCGATGCGCCAGTACCTGGCCATGCAATTCGACCCCACTAAGCCCGGTGCAAGGGACCCCTTTGGGCGCACGGGTGGATACGGAACCGGTGGTGTTTATCCCCATGAGTCGGCTCCTTCTGGCAAAGTTG TTATTCATCACTTCACCTGTCGTTCCTTGACTATCGGTAGCTGGCGACGTATCGGACAGAACGCGATGGATCTGGTAGTATTCTATTCCCCTGAGAAGGCCTGCATGACGTACTATATCAACAACGATTCTGCTGGATACAAGATCGAGTACCCGTTTGCCTACATCAAGAACATCACACTGGAGTCGGGCGACCAGACTCCTCAGGCAAACGGTGCTCCCCCGCGACCTGGCGGTCTTGTTGTTGAGCTGAACCGCCCCCCGCTGTTCTACATGGACTCCTCCAACTCTGGTGGATTCTACCAGTGTGGTGACTTCACCGAGGATCAGCAGGCAAGCCAAATCCTGGTCCACCATCTCGGGGGACATCCCAAGGTTCTCAGCGTGCAACTTGCCAAGCTAGTGTCCCTGGAATCCTTCCAGAACCGCCTTGCGTACAACAACTTTGCCATGAACCCGCCCATGTCCCCTCCGTTTATCCAGCGTCCTGCATCGCAGCCGAATCAATTCGCTCCGGCCTATTTGAACGTGTTCCCCGAGAGCCATGCTCACCTGAACATTCCCGCAATGCGCGGACACAAGCGCCAGAGGAGTCGCTCAGTTCCGGTAGCTGTCGACTTCTCTGCCATGCAGGCTCCTCTTGCCCACTATAACATGCCCCAGACTCCGGCTCAGTTCAACCATGCAGATACGGGTATCTTTGCTCCCGTTCCCCAGTCGACTCATCCTTTGGCTGTCAACCTTCGGATAGATACCTCTGCCTCCTATGGGTTCGACCCGCGGACACACCCCATGTCTGCTACCACGACAGCTTCCCCATCAGACTTTGCCAGCCCTGGGCTTTTCAGCACTGGAGCCGGCGGTGACTCAACTCCTGTTGCTACCAACATGGGGACCCCCTTCAACCTTCCCTTCGTCTCGCCCGCTGTTGACTCAACCGTGGCGTCCCAAGCATCTTATTCTAACGTCAGTCATGCCGATCCTATGATTGCGAACCATTCTCCTCCATTGTCGAACATCTCGCACGCTCCCCAAGATATGTACGGTCTGGGTAACGAACATCAGCCCAACTACACGGATGATGGCATGTCCATGAATGGGATCTATCCCAAGCATAACATGAACTTCGCTGTTCCGGCTTCTATGGGTCTTGAGACCAACACATACGATCTGCCCATGCAGCCCATGTCCGGCCATACATCCCCCGGGGTCCATGGCGATTTCCAGAGCCTGAGCCTGGAGAACGTTGATCCCAACGGCATGGCCCCTGGCTCCTGA
- a CDS encoding phosphatidylglycerophosphatase (BUSCO:EOG09264S4C;~COG:S;~EggNog:ENOG410PNB1;~InterPro:IPR010021,IPR027706,IPR036412,IPR023214;~PFAM:PF13242,PF09419;~go_function: GO:0008962 - phosphatidylglycerophosphatase activity [Evidence IEA]) has translation MQPPNSNLRAFNLAVSTLLKTPSNFLPHLTIPTITHLPENLGPAVHPNTQKPPPTIRALVLDKDNTLCHPKTTSFPSEILKKLHALRTSPTSPFTADNSILIVSNRAGSHPRYDAEVRELEKELGELRIPVFRLPEGSEKKPFCGREVLEWFRERGVVSRADEIAVVGDRLGTDVLMAVEMGSWSVWCRDGVTEGGREMNLLEKMEVWIEKYLRESRGLKAPVPKGWEGR, from the coding sequence ATGCAACCCCCCAACAGCAACCTCCGCGCCTTCAACCTGGCCGTCTCAACCCTCCTAAAAACCccctccaacttcctcccccacctcaccatcccaacAATCACCCACCTACCCGAAAACCTCGGCCCAGCAGTCCACCCCAACACCCAAAAGCCACCACCCACAATCCGGGCCCTCGTCCTCGACAAAGACAACACACTCTGCCACCCGAAAACCACCTCTTTCCCATCCGAGATCCTTAAAAAGCTGCACGCGCTACGCACCTCCCCAACGTCCCCCTTCACGGCAGATAACTCAATCCTGATTGTCTCGAACCGCGCGGGGAGTCACCCGCGGTATGATGCAGAGGTGcgcgagctggagaaggaactGGGGGAGCTGCGGATTCCGGTGTTTCGGCTTCCCGAGGGGAGCGAGAAGAAGCCGTTttgtgggagggaggtgctGGAGTGGTTCCGGGAAAGGGGGGTGGTGAGTCGCGCGGATGAGAttgcggtggtgggggaTCGGTTGGGGACGGATGtgttgatggcggtggagatggggtCGTGGAGTGTTTGGTGTCGGGATGGTGTGACTGAGGGAGGCAGGGAGATGAATctgttggagaagatggaggttTGGATTGAGAAGTATTTGAGGGAGTCGAGGGGGTTGAAGGCGCCGGTGCCgaaggggtgggagggtCGGTAG
- the SMD3 gene encoding putative small nuclear ribonucleoprotein SmD3 (COG:A;~EggNog:ENOG410PP13;~InterPro:IPR034099,IPR027141,IPR010920,IPR001163;~PFAM:PF01423;~go_component: GO:0005681 - spliceosomal complex [Evidence IEA];~go_process: GO:0000387 - spliceosomal snRNP assembly [Evidence IEA];~go_process: GO:0006396 - RNA processing [Evidence IEA]): MGKLTSTIGIPIKLLNEAQGHVVTLEITSGVVYRGKLLEAEDNMNVQLKDITVTARDGRVSHLDQVYIRGSHVKFFIVPDMLRNAPMFRSRGQRGRGVGLARGKATVQRARGQRRG, translated from the exons ATGGGCAAGTTGACCAGCACGATCGGTATCCCGATCAAGCTTCTTAATGAGGCGCAG GGCCACGTCGTCACACTTGAGATCACGTCCGGGGTTGTCTACCGTGGAAAACTCCTAGAGG CTGAGGACAACATGAACGTCCAACTGAAGGATATCACGGTCACCGCGCGCGACGGCCGCGTGTCACATCTCGACCAGGTGTACATTCGGGGAAGCCATGTGAAGTTTTTCATTGTGCCGGATATGCTTAG GAACGCTCCCATGTTCCGCTCACGAGGCCAGCGCGGTCGCGGTGTCGGTCTTGCTCGTGGTAAGGCCACGGTGCAGAGAGCGAGGGGACAGAGAAGGggttaa
- a CDS encoding adaptin-binding domain-containing protein (COG:S;~EggNog:ENOG410PQ1Y;~InterPro:IPR034627;~PFAM:PF10199;~go_process: GO:0016192 - vesicle-mediated transport [Evidence IEA]) encodes MPPTTSTSTSTSKPTPIPNPRRLLILTPTTHSQSIIPPLLHSLTGTPVTTPPTAPAPASASPTLTPTLSSASTIAASSTTSLASSTTITTTTFAGYTTHPPLHLSNKYYTADVPIWVDEIPLQTPEPAPSTSGSTISPAQWKTEFSSPEAQVVRDAIGAVMICFRNPVQMDPVPGRQESQHEDDVEDRADVRGLKEFVRAVGEVRALIEEERGGVGEVPGLVVLVGEKTKTAGSGKVAGEGEDEDGLGLEIDEVFSEGWWEDQVCEMGLMGMEVVRWGGKEGEDEEVGRNRYGELQGMRRIKEVLETHDWAATEDAETGLLNDGIDDDLERELLGLDDADNGFDLEVDELQREMVGLRMAIERGGGDGFDDDDDEGDEELRVDAVEALLLRMRAIKDISDELPEAERKRFAAKAVRDIMREM; translated from the exons ATGCCACCCAcgacatccacatcaacatcaacctccaaaccaacccccatccccaacccccgccgcctcctcatcctcaccccaaCCACACACTcccaatccatcatccctcctctcctacaCTCCCTAACAGGCACCCCCGTCACCACTCCTCCaacagcgccagcgccagcaTCAGCTTCACCAACACTAAcacccaccctctcctccgcctccaccatcgccgcctcatccaccacctccctcgcATCCAGCAcgaccatcaccaccaccacattcGCCGGCTACACCACACACCCGCCCCTCCACCTCTCAAACAAGTACTACACAGCCGATGTCCCAATCTGGGTAGACGAGATCCCTCTCCAGACCCCCGAACCAGCCCCCTCAACATCCGGAAGCACCATCTCCCCCGCGCAATGGAAAACCGAGTTCTCCAGCCCCGAGGCCCAAGTCGTGCGGGACGCTATCGGCGCCGTGATGATCTGTTTCCGGAACCCCGTGCAGATGGACCCCGTACCCGGCCGGCAGGAATCACagcatgaggatgatgtggaggataGGGCTGATGTGCGCGGGCTGAAGGAGTTCGTGAGGGCTGTGGGGGAAGTGAGGGCGttgattgaggaggagaggggtggggtgggggaggTGCCCGGGTTGGTTGTTttggtgggggagaagacgaagacagCAGGTTCTGGGAAGGTAgctggtgagggtgaggatgaggatgggctGGGGTTGGAGATTGATGAGGTGTTTTCggaggggtggtgggaggatcAGGTTTGTGAGATGGGGTTGATGGGAATGGAGGTTGTGAGgtggggtgggaaggagggggaggatgaggaggtggggaggaatCGGTATGGTG AACTACAGGGCATGCGCCGGATTAAAGAGGTCTTGGAGACGCATGATTGGGCTGCGACGGAGGATGCAGAGACAGGGTTACTGAATGAtgggattgatgatgatcttgagcGCGAGCTTttgggcttggatgatgcAGACAATGGGTTCGatttggaggtggatgagctGCAGCGCGAGATGGTTGGGTTGCGGATGGCGATTGagcggggaggaggggatgggtttgatgatgacgatgatgaaggggaCGAGGAGTTGCGCGTCGATGCGGTCGAGGCGCTGTTGCTTCGCATGAGAGCCATCAAGG ATATCAGCGACGAGTTGCCCGAAGCGGAGAGGAAACGGTTTGCAGCAAAGGCCGTGCGTGATATCATGAGGGAGATGTAG
- a CDS encoding protein tyrosine phosphatase-like domain-containing protein (COG:I;~EggNog:ENOG410PPRW;~InterPro:IPR007482;~PFAM:PF04387;~TransMembrane:6 (i7-32o44-64i71-92o104-122i129-146o180-200i)): protein MGLSRPYLLLYNAVSLTLWATCTIRGFSQLFFSPNTIPQIFTNVYPLLLTTQSLALLEIIHSLLRLVRAPVLTTAMQVASRILLVWGIMYPFQGVIVGEKSQEVVGLGDYAFLGCLGAWGVTECIRYGFFALQLSGVGVPGWWAWLRYNTFYVLYPLGISSECLMVYKALGPAGELVSPLYRWFLIAVLGIYVPGSYILYTHMIKQRRKAMSKK, encoded by the exons atgggACTATCTCGCccctacctcctcctctacaACGCCGTCTCCCTCACCCTCTGGGCAACATGCACGATCCGAGGCTTCTCGcagctcttcttctctccgaATACCATCCCCCAAATCTTCACGAACGtctaccccctcctcctaaCAACCCAATCCCTCGCTCTACTGGAGATCATCCACAGTCTACTCCGTCTCGTCCGCGCACCGGTCCTCACCACCGCTATGCAGGTCGCTAGTCGCATTCTTCTCGTTTGGGGGATCATGTATCCGTTCCAGGGTGTGATTGTGGGGGAGAAAAGTCAGGAGGTTGTTGGGCTGGGTGATTACGCCTTCTTGGGGTGTTTGGGCGCGTGGGGTGTGACGGAGTGTATTCGCTATGGGTTCTTTGCCCTGCAGTTGTCGGGGGTTGGGGTGCCGGGGTGGTGGGCTTGGTTGAG GTATAACACCTTCTATGTGCTTTATCCTCTTGGTATCTCCAGTGAGTGTCTTATGGTGTACAAGGCGTTGGGGCCTGCCGGGGAGTTGGTGAGTCCGCTTTATAGGTGGTTTTTGATTGCTGTGTTGGGGATTTATGTTCCTG GGTCGTATATTTTGTATACGCATATGATTAAGCAGAGACGCAAGGCGATGAGCAAGAAATAG
- a CDS encoding Zn(II)2Cys6 transcription factor domain-containing protein (COG:S;~EggNog:ENOG410PHM2;~InterPro:IPR001138;~go_function: GO:0000981 - DNA-binding transcription factor activity, RNA polymerase II-specific [Evidence IEA];~go_function: GO:0008270 - zinc ion binding [Evidence IEA];~go_process: GO:0006355 - regulation of transcription, DNA-templated [Evidence IEA]), with protein MSNVDLSSDGFIGLDYDSRNYLQAHSWPVAVDHQASQRSDGARDISPLQTSGHAYDQSVAQDPNLMVDWHFQHLQPHLQYSHEEASSAPQQFTTAASYGMSIHSSPVDLMSGAHGHMSTSLLDGSYLPLSAPVDMVPFPYHDLQADLMAFPPADGLPDLSAYSAPQNVLESSSPTDTYLEVRSLSSSDNGWSTIEPRRSHEFSYPDQGIFINPTQTLHDRSLSESSYSTSYGSFVEITNPINSPSSDTNFDTAFNHSMTRRVSYDHTSHGSQSPTAVSPVAIVRPIPVPSKKASTPPTRSAGSTSSASPPSRKPSRKSPIAAKTAETKVRKQSQNGKPETEKRVGKRKGPLKPDQRKQASEIRKLRACLRCKFLKKTCDKGEPCAGCQPSHARLWQVPCTRIDIKEIGYFMKDWKADYDRHVNYDFTVGNIKGFSELETTLFITHGYGQVLPINAREVYVHDDQCFKVDWVESMHREPTPYEVETARLSAGMEGISHAMLSDYLDRHIDGNGTFEKFVDDYFEGTPFLTQMLKTAFRYYYRTKLPVIRKALKLIIAYNLTLHVTMVEGIGEEEQFKGKINDKSSKFSGKTIAPVMVNFQVKCAMANMWRELQKDVLEELSSLYSSVYSGEKLKNWPTIFILASILLAVWEEMQFDCHYRTPDAAAVDKFCNDMETTPVGVIVGLFQAISQKLPAFTDWETTKHHHLLHSNPDVCNTMTEVRQHVTQFESYLRGRNGSKFNRNDFDCLSNKFVSRLVIRAN; from the exons ATGTCGAATGTCGATTTATCAAGCGACGGCTTCATTGGCCTGGACTACGACTCGAGGAATTACCTCCAAGCTCACTCATGGCCCGTGGCGGTGGACCACCAGGCCTCTCAGCGATCGGATGGAGCGCGAGACATCTCGCCCTTGCAAACCAGCGGTCACGCTTACGATCAATCGGTAGCTCAGGATCCTAATCTGATGGTCGACTGGCACTTCCAGCACTTGCAACCCCACCTTCAGTACTCCCATGAGGAGgcctcctccgctccccAGCAattcaccaccgccgctAGCTATGGCATGTCTATCCACTCTTCTCCCGTGGATCTCATGTCTGGAGCCCACGGCCACATGAGCACGAGCCTGCTCGATGGCTCTTATCTGCCCCTCTCCGCGCCGGTCGACATGGTTCCATTCCCTTACCATGACCTCCAGGCCGACCTCATGGCGTTCCCTCCTGCCGATGGCTTACCGGATCTGTCCGCCTACAGCGCACCACAGAATGTCTTGGAGAGCAGCTCTCCCACCGACACTTACCTGGAAGTCCGATCTCTGTCCAGTAGCGACAACGGCTGGAGCACCATTGAGCCCCGCCGCTCTCATGAATTCTCCTACCCGGACCAGGGCATCTTTATCAATCCCACTCAGACGCTCCACGACCGGTCTCTGTCCGAGTCGTCTTATTCCACGTCATACGGCAGCTTCGTGGAAATCACGAATCCAATCAATTCGCCCAGCTCTGACACCAACTTTGACACTGCTTTCAACCACAGCATGACTCGTCGGGTCTCTTACGACCACACCTCGCATGGTTCGCAATCGCCTACGGCGGTTAGCCCCGTGGCCATTGTGCGGCCCATTCCGGTGCCCTCCAAGAAGGCGTCGACCCCGCCTACTCGGTCCGCAGGATCAACTTCATCGGCTTCCCCTCCTAGCCGGAAGCCGTCTCGTAAGAGCCCGATCGCTGCTAAGACAGCCGAGACCAAGGTTCGTAAGCAGTCGCAAAATGGAAAGCCAGAGACCGAGAAGCGTGTGGGCAAGCGTAAGGGCCCGCTCAAGCCGGACCAACGGAAACAAGCCAGCGAGATCCGCAAACTGCGCGCGTGTCTGCGTTGCAAGTTCCTGAAGAAGACT TGCGACAAAGGAGAGCCCTGTGCGGGCTGCCAACCCTCGCATGCGCGATTGTGGCAGGTTCCCTGCACGCGGATTGACATCAAGGAGATCGGCTATTTCATGAAGGACTGGAAGGCGGACTACGATCGTCACGTCAACTATGATTTCACGGTCGGAAACATCAAGGGGTTCTCGGAATTGGAGACGACTCTCTTCATCACTCATGGCTACGGTCAAGTCCTTCCCATCAACGCCCGCGAGGTCTACGTACACGACGATCAGTGCTTCAAGGTCGACTGGGTGGAGTCTATGCACCGGGAACCGACGCCATACGAGGTGGAAACGGCCAGGCTCTCTGCTGGAATGGAAGGCATCTCGCACGCTATGCTCTCGGATTATCTGGATCGCCACATTGACGGCAACGGAACGTTTGAGAAGTTTGTGGATGACTACTTCGAAGGCACACCTTTCCTGACGCAGATGCTGAAGACGGCCTTCCGGTATTACTACCGCACGAAGTTGCCGGTGATCCGCAAGGCGTTGAAGCTTATCATTGCCTACAACCTGACGCTGCACGTTACCATGGTGGAGGGTattggcgaggaggagcagtTCAAGGGCAAGATCAACGACAAGTCGTCCAAGTTCAGTGGCAAGACGATAGCGCCTGTGATGGTCAACTTCCAGGTCAAGTGTGCCATGGCGAACATGTGGCGAGAGTTGCAGAAGGACGTGCTGGAAGAGCTGTCTAGCCTCTACTCAAGTGTCTACAGTGGAGAGAAGCTCAAGAACTGGCCGACAATTTTCATCCTGGCTTCGATACTTCTGGCCGTGTGGGAGGAGATGCAGTTTGACTGCCATTATCGTACTCCG GATGCTGCCGCTGTTGATAAGTTCTGCAATGATATGGAGACCACACCGGTCGGAGTCATCGTCGGTCTGTTCCAGGCGATTTCACAGAAGCTGCCTGCGTTTACGGACTGGGAGACGACcaagcaccaccacctgCTGCACTCGAACCCCGATGTCTGCAACACGATGACCGAGGTCCGCCAACATGTTACGCAATTTG AGAGCTATCTTCGGGGCCGCAATGGTTCCAAGTTCAACCGCAATGACTTCGACTGTTTATCCAACAAATTTGTCTCCCGACTTGTGATTCGCGCAAACTAA
- the RAM1 gene encoding CAAX farnesyltransferase subunit beta RAM1 (COG:O;~EggNog:ENOG410PJMU;~InterPro:IPR001330,IPR026872,IPR008930;~PFAM:PF00432;~go_component: GO:0005965 - protein farnesyltransferase complex [Evidence IEA];~go_function: GO:0003824 - catalytic activity [Evidence IEA];~go_process: GO:0018343 - protein farnesylation [Evidence IEA]), translating into MPIVIAAAGKPRRKVRFSSNQTSRPTDAQGRDTKSTSSSIGRRQPSAPTSKKHTSLDQRSNSGGGMYEPQAHPGVPALFQELPSLLDALCTESSEVQSETVNKCLPFLKGIHNSQAGPFNRFGVPALNQNDHLIYLYDSLEDYPEGFAGMDASRPWMVYWVLAGLSLLGEDVTKYRERVISTFTPMQNPTGGMGGGHGQLSHCASSYATVLALAMVGGEEAFNLIDREAMWRWLGSLKQPDGGFRVCAGGEEDVRGAYCAMVVHSLLNLPLELPPDAEARQHGLETFTSGLSEYLSRCQTYEGGISGSPGSEAHGAYTFCALACLCLMGPPEVVVSRCMDVPLLLSWLSARQYAPEGGFSGRTNKLVDGCYSHWVGTCWPLVQSALNGVQSATGPERVPANLYSREGLTRYILGCCQSKYGGLRDKPGKHPDSYHTCYALTGLSSAQYHHYHTTSSISSDEGFGSAYSWKCTPIPASDVASSDQNVFDEKDRLKAFHPIFVVPHAAAENLRVWCEQRPIKPEW; encoded by the exons ATGCCGATCGTTATCGCTGCCGCAGGGAAGCCGCGTCGCAAAGTTCGTTTCTCATCCAACCAAACATCCAGACCAACAGACGCTCAGGGTAGAGACACCAAATCTACTAGTTCGTCAATAGGTCGCCGTCAGCCCTCGGCGCCTACATCCAAAAAGCACACCTCGCTAGATCAGCGCAGcaacagcggcggcggcatgtATGAACCCCAAGCACATCCCGGAGTTCCGGCTTTGTTTCAAGAGCTGCCTTCGCTCCTAGATGCCCTGTGCACCGAGTCCTCTGAGGTCCAAAGTGAGACCGTCAACAAATGTTTGCCCTTCTTGAAAGGCATTCACAACAGCCAGGCAGGTCCTTTCAACCGATTTGGAGTGCCAGCTCTGAATCAGAATGACCACCTTATCTACTTATACGATTCTTTGGAGGACTATCCAGAGGGCTTCGCTGGCATGGATGCAAGCCGGCCTTGGATGGTCTACTGGGTGCTGGCTGGATTAAGCCTCCTGGGGGAAGATGTCACCAAATACCGTGAACG TGTCATTTCCACGTTTACGCCAATGCAAAATCCTACAGGGGGCATGGGCGGAGGCCACGGCCAACTGTCCCACTGCGCCTCTAGCTATGCCACAGTGCTCGCTTTAGCCATGgttggaggcgaagaggCATTCAACCTGATCGATCGGGAGGCGAT GTGGAGATGGCTAGGGAGTTTGAAGCAGCCTGACGGCGGCTTTAGGGTCTGCGcgggcggggaagaagacgtGCG AGGCGCCTATTGCGCCATGGTGGTCCATTCGCTACTGAATTTGCCACTGGAACTACCCCCTGATGCCGAAGCTCGGCAGCACGGTCTTGAGACGTTTACCAGTGGCCTCTCGGAGTATCTGTCGAGGT GCCAAACATACGAAGGCGGCATTTCCGGAAGCCCCGGTTCTGAGGCACATGGCGCCTATACTTTCTGTGCTTTGGCATGTCTGTGCCTCATGGGCCCACCAGAAGTGGTGGTGTCGAG GTGCATGGATGTTCCTTTACTCCTGAGCTGGCTTTCTGCTCGACAGTACGCCCCCGAAGGGGGGTTTTCGGGGAGAACCAATAAACTGGTGGATGGCTGCTACAGCCATTGGGTCGGCACCTGCTGGCCATTAGTTCAGTCTGCCCTCAATGGGGTCCAGTCAGCTACAGGTCCGGAGCGGGTCCCTGCCAATCTCTACAGCCGTGAAGGATTAACCAGATATATCCTTGGTTGTTGCCAGTCCAAGTACGGGGGGCTCCGTGATAAGCCTGGAAA GCATCCGGATTCGTACCACACCTGCTACGCGCTGACGGGCTTGAGCTCGGCCCAGTATCATCATTACCATACCACTTCCAGCATCAGCTCTGATGAAGGCTTTGGTTCGGCGTATTCCTGGAAATGCACTCCCATCCCTGCTTCGGATGTCGCATCCTCCGACCAGAATGTATTCGATGAGAAGGACCGGTTGAAGGCCTTCCACCCGATCTTCGTGGTACCCCATGCGGCCGCAGAGAACCTGCGGGTATGGTGCGAGCAACGTCCAATCAAGCCCGAGTGGTGA
- a CDS encoding uncharacterized protein (COG:S;~EggNog:ENOG410PXG3;~InterPro:IPR014720;~PFAM:PF00035) — MYYILYLASLCRRRHWADPAYESYAVGGGYTCIVRVNNREYQTEDVCESKTLAEENAAMRAYLICRNFSVNDGMYPAGHEHRGGPIQGIPVAIGTGRKGRYGDETDMSTSGESRSGGSSPESCEGRLDRRGVGPTRALAFGQ; from the exons ATGTACTATATTCTCTACCTCGCAA GCCTCTGCCGACGCCGGCACTGGGCAGATCCCGCCTACGAATCCTATGCTGTTGGGGGCGGCTACACCTGCATCGTCCGGGTCAACAACCGGGAATACCAGACGGAGGACGTTTGCGAATCGAAGACTCTGGCTGAAGAGAATGCAGCGATGCGCGCGTACCTGATTTGTCGCAACTTCTCTGTCAACGACGGCATGTATCCTGCTGGGCATGAACACCGGGGCGGTCCCATTCAGGGGATTCCGGTCGCCATTGGCACGGGAAGAAAGGGACGCTACGGAGATGAGACGGATATGTCGACTAGTGGCGAGAGCAGAAGTGGTGGGAGCAGTCCGGAGAGTTGTGAAGGAAGATTGGATCGAAGGGGTGTTGGACCGACGAGGGCGCTTGCCTTTGGACAGTAG